The following coding sequences are from one Nilaparvata lugens isolate BPH chromosome 4, ASM1435652v1, whole genome shotgun sequence window:
- the LOC111048816 gene encoding EEF1A lysine methyltransferase 2 isoform X2: protein MEENDAGLNESELGTKEYWVEHYKTEVENFKEYGDVGEIWFGNSTLRDVIKWFQSNSKVNHDEPIIDLGCGNGMTLINLAKLGYTNLTGVDYSQEAIDLASSIMDGHQLSGIKYQVADLITDNDVTSLGVFKAVFDKGTYDAISLSPNDALTKRDAYRNNVCKLLMESGLFVITSCNWTENELKHFFSSEFSNHFPENQCLYSMQLRSTL from the exons ATGGAAGAAAATGATGCCGGTTTGAATGAGTCTGAACTTGGAACCAAAGAATA TTGGGTGGAACATTACAAAACGGAAGTTGAAAACTTCAAGGAATATGGTGATGTAGGAGAAATTTGGTTTGGTAATTCTACCCTCAGAGATGTTATAAA ATggtttcagagcaattcaaaagtaaatcaTGATGAGCCGATAATTGATTTGGGTTGTGGAAACGGAATGACTCTCATCAACCTG GCGAAACTGGGCTACACAAACTTGACGGGTGTCGACTACAGTCAAGAAGCAATTGACTTGGCCTCATCAATTATGGATGGGCATCAATTGTCAGGAATCAAGTACCAG GTTGCTGATCTGATTACCGACAACGATGTCACCTCGCTGGGAGTTTTCAAAGCGGTTTTCGACAAGGGCACCTACGATGCTATCAGCCTTTCGCCTAACGATGCTCTAACCAAGAGGGACGCGTACAGAAACAACGTGTGCAAACTACTCATGGAGTCCGGTTTATTTGTTATCACCTCTTGCAACTGGACTGAGAACGAGCTGAAGCACTTCTTCTCAAGTGagttttccaatcattttcccGAAAACCAATGCCTTTATTCAATGcaattgaggtccacgttataa
- the LOC111048844 gene encoding uncharacterized protein LOC111048844, translating to MLRKETIWRAKAEKYQNGLNEVLGDRVLDQFPQNDLRAKVEFALFGPPPYNNCSSETDKVVDKLVSHISAVSDNCGESIFLGYIFVYLRYKKSDVTDIQVLFRVLKDSKYLIVDLNCRTYKDWGDYLENNRLPKCDMCFPVGGRYRFEGFQVGFAESPACKISKSILRGLDVASSVVGISATGMTLAALALPITAPFVVGAAATAIATGAWDVGRGVNKLVDRKTHNQEIGLTNSESGKIWFDMATSTLGAVTVGGRAFVKGKSLVKIGQIAIETDAVACRLVKGVSVIISGVGMTNNLFTAINNFSQGVLNITDLEKFKSAFLFFFNEYLTIENTRTFIRLMATFIDLRAGFSFSSRNSSFSAVKNLCVHRGNVDFKRLLGMVTFTMKWVLSDVRLSRLDTIVNSMITTTYSMLRQQVSMKKGINDLTVAYEDLWSLVKEPIEKARRKVEVMFTRNLAARETCQSNPHCARELCLLSLDLFEYCEVEDPQDLFMTEIFRLFKKSIHPYINFITVNEMSKIAHFVCDNLKQKFDAEQLSYKTYLNAARQKDGADFDYDKFMKLHSIPEEVDLNCFFLSRAIIEFDRLNYSEIQRMLNTYNVDSDANVTTPILEANGTTHFLFRGPPEQWNLTENQYWQMARDLSGLDVHVDNASLHLEDNHAYIRPNDECENQHILVFYNRLLGNSVSGLFSVINVQIDT from the coding sequence TTACGCAAGGAAACGATTTGGAGGGCGAAGGCAGAAAAGTATCAGAATGGCCTAAACGAAGTATTGGGTGATAGAGTCCTTGACCAGTTTCCCCAAAATGATCTTAGAGCAAAAGTTGAGTTTGCTCTGTTTGGACCACCGCCTTACAACAATTGCAGCTCTGAGACTGACAAAGTTGTCGACAAACTTGTGAGCCACATATCTGCTGTAAGTGACAACTGCGGCGAAAGTATTTTCCTGGGGTATATCTTTGTATATTTGCGTTATAAAAAGAGTGATGTAACCGATATCCAGGTTTTGTTTAGAGTGCTCAAGGATAGTAAATATTTGATTGTTGACTTGAACTGCCGGACCTACAAAGATTGGGGGGATTATTTGGAGAACAATCGTTTACCTAAGTGCGACATGTGTTTTCCTGTAGGTGGTAGGTATAGATTTGAGGGTTTTCAAGTTGGGTTTGCGGAATCGCCAGCATGCAAAATCAGCAAGAGCATACTGAGGGGCTTAGATGTGGCCAGCTCAGTAGTTGGAATTTCTGCCACAGGAATGACGCTAGCAGCACTGGCGCTCCCCATCACGGCACCGTTTGTGGTGGGAGCAGCGGCGACGGCCATTGCAACCGGCGCCTGGGACGTCGGACGCGGAGTCAACAAACTGGTGGACAGGAAGACACACAACCAAGAAATCGGTCTGACCAACAGTGAGTCGGGCAAAATCTGGTTCGATATGGCCACCTCCACACTGGGCGCTGTAACCGTCGGCGGACGCGCGTTTGTCAAAGGCAAGTCGCTCGTCAAAATCGGACAGATCGCGATTGAAACTGACGCGGTCGCGTGTCGATTGGTGAAGGGTGTCTCAGTTATCATCAGCGGCGTGGGAATGACCAACAACCTGTTTACAGCCATCAACAACTTCAGTCAAGGTGTTCTCAATATCACCGATCTGGAAAAGTTCAAAAGCgctttcctcttctttttcaacGAGTATTTGACCATCGAAAATACTAGAACATTTATAAGACTGATGGCTACCTTTATTGACTTGAGGGCTGGGTTTTCCTTCTCCTCGAGAAACTCGAGTTTTTCTGCTGTGAAAAATCTGTGCGTACACCGTGGTAATGTTGATTTCAAGAGATTGCTTGGAATGGTGACGTTCACCATGAAATGGGTGTTGTCCGATGTTCGGCTGTCGAGATTGGACACTATTGTCAATAGCATGATTACCACCACGTACAGTATGTTGAGACAGCAAGTTAGTATGAAGAAGGGCATAAACGATTTGACAGTCGCCTACGAAGACCTTTGGAGTCTGGTTAAAGAGCCGATTGAGAAGGCAAGACGTAAGGTTGAAGTAATGTTCACTCGCAACTTAGCAGCTAGAGAGACTTGCCAATCCAATCCTCACTGTGCTAGAGAACTGTGCTTGCTGTCACTCGATTTATTTGAGTATTGCGAAGTGGAAGACCCACAAGATTTATTCATGACGGAAATTTTCCGTCTTTTTAAAAAATCCATTCATCCCTATATTAACTTTATTACCGTCAATGAAATGTCGAAAATTGCTCACTTTGTTTGTgacaatttgaaacaaaaatttgatgCTGAACAACTATCTTACAAAACATACCTGAATGCAGCGAGGCAAAAAGACGGTGCAGACTTTGATTAcgataaattcatgaaactcCACAGTATCCCAGAGGAGGTTGACTTGAACTGTTTTTTCTTATCTAGGGCAATAATTGAGTTCGACCGACTCAACTATTCTGAAATACAGCGAATGTTAAACACCTATAATGTCGATTCAGATGCCAACGTTACTACCCCAATCCTAGAAGCAAACGGCACAACCCACTTTTTATTCAGAGGCCCCCCGGAGCAGTGGAATCTCACTGAAAATCAGTATTGGCAAATGGCTCGTGATTTGTCAGGCTTGGACGTGCATGTTGACAACGCGTCACTGCATCTTGAAGACAATCATGCCTACATTCGTCCCAACGATGAGTGTGAGAATCAACATATATTGGTTTTCTACAATCGCCTACTGGGAAATTCTGTTTCTGGTCTAttttcagttataaatgttcaAATAGATACATGA
- the LOC111048816 gene encoding EEF1A lysine methyltransferase 2 isoform X1 yields MEENDAGLNESELGTKEYWVEHYKTEVENFKEYGDVGEIWFGNSTLRDVIKWFQSNSKVNHDEPIIDLGCGNGMTLINLAKLGYTNLTGVDYSQEAIDLASSIMDGHQLSGIKYQVADLISDNDVTTLGVFKAVFDKGTYDAISLSPNDALTKRDAYRNNVCKLLMESGLFVITSCNWTENELKHFFSNLSFVATIPSSKQFEFGGKVGSTTSTLVPSIDWSHTPASDPLQV; encoded by the exons ATGGAAGAAAATGATGCCGGTTTGAATGAGTCTGAACTTGGAACCAAAGAATA TTGGGTGGAACATTACAAAACGGAAGTTGAAAACTTCAAGGAATATGGTGATGTAGGAGAAATTTGGTTTGGTAATTCTACCCTCAGAGATGTTATAAA ATggtttcagagcaattcaaaagtaaatcaTGATGAGCCGATAATTGATTTGGGTTGTGGAAACGGAATGACTCTCATCAACCTG GCGAAACTGGGCTACACAAACTTGACGGGTGTCGACTACAGTCAAGAAGCAATTGACTTGGCCTCATCAATTATGGATGGGCATCAATTGTCAGGAATCAAGTACCAG GTTGCTGATCTGATTTCCGACAACGATGTCACCACACTGGGAGTTTTCAAAGCGGTTTTCGACAAGGGCACCTACGATGCTATCAGCCTTTCGCCTAACGATGCTCTAACCAAGAGGGACGCGTACAGAAACAACGTGTGCAAACTACTCATGGAGTCCGGTTTATTTGTTATCACCTCTTGCAACTGGACTGAGAACGAGCTGAAGCACTTCTTCTCAA ATTTGTCATTCGTTGCAACCATTCCAAGTTCAAAGCAATTCGAGTTTGGAGGAAAGGTTGGCAGCACTACCTCAACATTg